A single window of Electrophorus electricus isolate fEleEle1 chromosome 16, fEleEle1.pri, whole genome shotgun sequence DNA harbors:
- the mxa gene encoding interferon-induced GTP-binding protein MxA: MSYTLNQQYEEKVRPCIDLIDSLRSLGVEKDLALPAIAVIGDQSSGKSSVLEALSGVALPRGSGIVTRCPLELKMKRSKEEDGWHGRLSFGDHEEDLDDPADVEKKIREAQDKIAGVGVGISDDLISLEVASANVPDLTLIDLPGIARVAVRGQPENIGDQIKRLIRKFITKQETINLVVVPCNVDIATTEALKMAQEVDLDGERTLGILTKPDLVDKGTEETVVDIIHNEVINLTKGYMIVRCRGQKEITDSISLNEAMDTEKAFFKDHSHFSALYDEGKATIPKLAEKLTLELVHHIEKSLPRLEEQIEAKLSETQAELERYGTGPPTEPGKRMYFLIDKVTAFTQDALNLTTGEELKCAPDLNIFSALRTQFAHWKEHLEYSGLTFNKRIEMQVQEYEAKFRGRELPGFINYKTFEVMVKEQIKQLEEPAIKKLKEISEIVRKGFLQLAQSSFVAFPNLLKTAKSRIESIKQVKESEAETMLRTQFRMELIVYTQDSMYSQSLTSLRLEEDKDTGGRKFALPNPSLFFSTNNEATLQELMRHLKSYYSIASQRLADQVPLVIRYLMLQESAVQLNRDMLQLMQEKDSTEHLLKEDFDIGSKRAALQSRQKRLMQARGYLVEF; the protein is encoded by the exons ATGAGTTACACATTAAATCAGCAATATGAGGAGAAGGTTCGTCCATGCATAGATCTCATCGACTCACTGCGGTCGCTCGGAGTGGAAAAAGACTTGGCGCTACCGGCCATCGCGGTTATTGGGGATCAAAGCTCCGGGAAAAGTTCCGTCTTAGAGGCGCTTTCTGGAGTCGCGTTGCCAAGGGGCAGTG GTATTGTGACGCGATGTCCGCTTGAGCTAAAGATGAAGAGGAGCAAAGAAGAAGATGGGTGGCATGGAAGACTCAGCTTTGGGGATCACGAGGAAGACCTCGATGACCCCGCGGATGTGGAGAAAAAGATTAGAGAAG CTCAGGACAAGATAGCCGGGGTTGGGGTTGGCATCAGCGACGACCTCATCAGTCTGGAGGTTGCCTCGGCCAACGTGCCAGACCTTACGCTCATCGACCTGCCTGGCATTGCCCGTGTGGCTGTCAGGGGCCAGCCCGAAAACATTGGGGACCAG ATTAAGCGGCTGATTAGAAAGTTCATCACAAAGCAAGAAACAatcaacttggtggtggtgccATGTAATGTTGACATAGCAACCACAGAGGCCTTGAAGATGGCTCAGGAGGTGGACCTGGATGGGGAAAGAACACTGG GTATCTTAACAAAGCCAGACCTGGTGGATAAGGGCACAGAGGAAACAGTGGTGGACATCATTCATAACGAGGTTATTAACCTTACTAAAGGCTACATGATCGTCAGATGCAGAGGACAGAAGGAGATCACAGACAGCATTTCCCTGAATGAAGCCATGGACACAGAAAAGGCCTTCTTTAAAGACCACAGCCACTTCAG tGCACTGTATGATGAAGGGAAAGCTACCATTCCCAAGCTGGCAGAGAAACTCACGCTTGAACTGGTTCATCACATTGAG AAATCGCTGCCGAGGCTGGAGGAGCAGATCGAGGCGAAGCTGTCGGAGACGCAGGCGGAGCTGGAGCGCTATGGCACAGGACCGCCCACTGAGCCGGGCAAGCGCATGTACTTCCTGATTGAT AAAGTCACAGCATTCACGCAGGACGCACTCAATCTCACGACCGGCGAGGAGCTGAAATGCGCCCCAGATCTCAACATTTTCTCAGCGCTCAGGACACAGTTTGCGCACTGGAAGGAGCACCTAGAATATTCGGGATTGActt TTAACAAGAGGATTGAGATGCAGGTCCAGGAGTACGAGGCTAAGTTCCGAGGCAGGGAACTCCCGGGCTTCATTAACTACAAGACCTTTGAGGTGATGGTGAAGGAACAGATCAAGCAGCTGGAAGAGCCTGCCATTAAGAAATTGAAGGAGATCTCAG AGATTGTTAGGAAGGGCTTTCTACAGCTGGCTCAGAGCAGCTTTGTGGCCTTCCCCAACCTCCTTAAAACAGCAAAG AGCAGAATTGAGAGTATAAAGCAGGTAAAGGAGTCTGAGGCGGAGACCATGCTGCGGACCCAGTTTAGGATGGAGCTCATTGTGTACACCCAGGACAGCATGTACAGCCAAAGCCTGACCTCTCTGCGGCTGGAGGAAGACAAAGACACGGGTGGGAGAAAGTTTGCTTTACCTAATCCCAGTCTGTTTTTCAGCACCAACAACGAGGCCACCCTTCAGGAACTCATGCGACACCTCAAATCCTACTACAGT ATCGCCAGTCAGAGGCTGGCAGACCAGGTGCCGCTGGTGATCCGCTATCTGATGCTGCAGGAGTCCGCCGTGCAACTGAACAGAGACATGCTGCAGCTGATGCAGGAAAAGGACTCCACCGAGCATCTGCTCAAGGAGGATTTTGACATCGGCAGCAAACGGGCGGCCCTGCAGAGCCGCCAAAAGCGCCTGATGCAGGCCCGCGGCTACTTGGTTGAGTTTTAG
- the efnb2b gene encoding ephrin-B2b — MTFHGTMNVLWRYLLGLFVIVCRLKLSGSTVLESIYWNTSNTMFIPGKGLVLYPQIGDKMDIVCPRFKPGMSERTAVEYFRVYLVTKEQLETCRISADSMALLNCDKPNKDVKFTFKFQEFSPNLWGLEFLKGKDYHIISTSNSTLEGLDNHEGGVCETKSMKLVLRLGQSPADTSSAKELHPPKHSDSENQSTFSKEIDVLNKVDHVPGVNTDGRSGESVGTSASAVALFAGVVSGAVVAVLLLAAGLAALVRHRRRHSKHSVPGCAPLPLHALPKQGSTLGPTPASNNNGSEPSDIIFPLRASDPMYCPHYEKVSGDYGHPVYIVQEMPPQSPANIYYKV, encoded by the exons ATGACATTTCACGGTACAATGAATGTactgtggagatatttgctcGGGCTTTTTGTGATCGTATGCCGGCTAAAGCTCTCCGGGTCCACAGTTTTAGAATCAATTTATTGGAATACATCGAACACAAT GTTCATCCCAGGAAAGGGTCTCGTACTGTATCCACAGATTGGGGACAAGATGGACATTGTGTGCCCCCGCTTTAAGCCTGGCATGAGTGAGCGCACTGCCGTGGAATACTTCCGCGTGTACCTGGTCACCAAGGAGCAGCTGGAGACCTGCCGTATTTCTGCAGACAGCATGGCCCTGCTGAACTGCGACAAGCCTAACAAGGATGTCAAGTTCACCTTCAAGTTTCAAGAGTTCAGTCCCAACCTCTGGGGCCTCGAGTTCCTCAAAGGGAAAGACTATCACATCATCT CCACATCTAATAGCACCTTAGAAGGTCTGGACAACCACGAGGGAGGAGTGTGCGAGACCAAATCCATGAAGCTGGTGCTCAGACTTGGACAGA GTCCAGCTGATACATCTTCTGCAAAAGAGCTCCATCCCCCCAAACACTCAGACAGTGAGAACCAAAGCACCTTCAGCAAGGAGATTGATGTCTTAAACAAAGTTG ACCATGTTCCAGGCGTCAACACAGATGGCAGGAGCGGTGAGTCGGTGGGCACATCAGCCTCTGCTGTGGCGCTGTTCGCAGGCGTGGTCTCGGGCGCAGTGGTTGCCGTCCTGCTTCTGGCCGCCGGCCTCGCAGCACTCGTGCGTCACCGCCGCCGACACAGCAAACACTCAGTGCCGGGCTGTGCACCGCTGCCGCTCCATGCCCTCCCCAAGCAGGGCTCTACACTCGGCCCCACCCCTGCCAGCAACAACAATGGTTCCGAACCGAGTGACATCATCTTCCCCCTACGCGCCTCTGACCCCATGTACTGCCCGCACTATGAGAAGGTGAGCGGCGACTACGGCCACCCTGTCTACATCGTCCAAGAGATGCCGCCCCAGAGCCCTGCCAACATCTACTACAAAGTCTGA